The region AGTAAATTTTGGAACTACGTCTTATATAACTATCTTCGTAAAATTAAAAGTAAAGCCTTTATTGGATTTAACATCTTCTTAATCATCATCGGCTTTTTAGTGAGTCAACTTGGTAATATCATGAGTTTCTTTAATGATACTTTTGATTATTCTCAGACAATTTATGTTGTGGACGAAACGAATCAACTTTATTCACAATTTGAAAAAGATTTTAATAGTATTCTCCCAGATGTCTTACTTGAACAAAGTACAGATTCAACAGATGAACTTAACCAACTCGTCGAAAATAACGACATATCGGCTTACTTCATTATCGATTATGATGAAACGAACCTATTATCTGCCACATATGTTGCCAATGATTTCTCCAACAATTCATTCTATACCATTGGTGAACAAATTTTATCAGGGTATAACTCAAAAATTGCAATGGAAACTGCCGGTTTAACAGAAGCTCAAACCGAACTTATCCAAAGACCATTTTCTATGAATTTAATTGCACTTGATGAGAAAGCTCAATCAGCAGAAGAATCATTAGGGAGCATGGGAATTGCCTATATCTCAATCATCTTAATTTTCTTATTCTCATACATGTACTCAGTGTATGCAGGTCAAGAAATCATGGAAGAAAAAACATCACGTGTTATGGAAATTATCATTACTTCAATTTCTCCAATCAAACAGCTTTACGGAAAAATTGTGTATAACAGCTTCTATGCTTTAACACAACTCGCTATCTTTATGGTGCTATTTACAATCTCCATTCAATCGATGATGAAAAACCTCCCAGAAGATGTTATGAATACCGTCTCAATGGTGATATCACCTGATAAAGCTCGAATTATTATTTACCTAATTATCTTTGCAATTGTCGCTTACCTCGTTTATCTCGTTAGTGTCTTAATCTTAAGCTCAATCATTAGTTCCGTAGAAGAATATCAAATTGCTATTTCACCAATTATGGTCATTGGACTTGTTTCTTTCTACATTGGAATTTTTGGAATGACTTCACCCGAA is a window of Turicibacter sanguinis DNA encoding:
- a CDS encoding ABC transporter permease produces the protein MKSKFWNYVLYNYLRKIKSKAFIGFNIFLIIIGFLVSQLGNIMSFFNDTFDYSQTIYVVDETNQLYSQFEKDFNSILPDVLLEQSTDSTDELNQLVENNDISAYFIIDYDETNLLSATYVANDFSNNSFYTIGEQILSGYNSKIAMETAGLTEAQTELIQRPFSMNLIALDEKAQSAEESLGSMGIAYISIILIFLFSYMYSVYAGQEIMEEKTSRVMEIIITSISPIKQLYGKIVYNSFYALTQLAIFMVLFTISIQSMMKNLPEDVMNTVSMVISPDKARIIIYLIIFAIVAYLVYLVSVLILSSIISSVEEYQIAISPIMVIGLVSFYIGIFGMTSPEAPFIKVMSMIPFVSPYIMPLRIATMTVSTPMIWLSIGLNLLVIIIILTFGSRVYKNGVLNYSGDSVIKKFMQSVKKS